One genomic segment of Alkalimarinus alittae includes these proteins:
- a CDS encoding 3'-5' exonuclease — MSNKTGRFLNLNWLSRFKKTSNLKADAKGFPPPQKIDFTPLKSTRFVVIDLETTGLNIHKDQIIAVGAVVIENNEIQLTQSFERTIFRELNKVDDTVLIHGISPNEVASGEPAEAVLAEFMAYTGESVFLAYHAPFDQGMLTRALKRDLGLPLKHTFFDVADIAAALLPSIEVGRSMQQAGLDDWVNHFGLNVSNRHNASADALATAEIMLILLREAEKQAIDTLAQLAEKIKGYKRLRIMKR; from the coding sequence ATGAGTAATAAAACCGGACGTTTTCTTAACCTTAACTGGTTAAGCCGTTTTAAAAAAACATCTAACCTCAAGGCTGACGCTAAGGGTTTTCCGCCGCCTCAAAAAATCGATTTTACACCGTTAAAAAGCACTCGATTTGTGGTTATAGACCTTGAGACCACAGGCCTTAATATTCACAAAGATCAAATCATTGCAGTCGGCGCTGTGGTGATCGAAAACAATGAAATTCAACTGACCCAATCCTTTGAGCGAACGATATTCAGAGAGTTAAACAAAGTGGATGATACCGTTCTAATTCACGGTATTTCGCCCAACGAAGTGGCTAGTGGTGAACCCGCAGAAGCTGTTTTAGCTGAATTTATGGCCTATACCGGCGAGTCCGTTTTTCTCGCCTATCACGCACCTTTTGATCAAGGCATGCTAACCCGCGCACTAAAGCGTGATCTAGGGTTACCGCTTAAGCATACGTTCTTTGATGTAGCCGATATTGCGGCCGCTTTACTTCCATCCATCGAAGTTGGCCGTTCGATGCAACAGGCAGGGTTAGATGACTGGGTGAATCACTTTGGACTTAACGTTAGCAATCGTCACAACGCCTCAGCAGACGCCTTAGCGACCGCTGAGATCATGCTGATTCTACTGAGAGAAGCCGAAAAACAAGCAATCGACACATTAGCCCAGTTAGCTGAAAAAATTAAAGGCTATAAACGACTTCGTATTATGAAACGTTAA
- a CDS encoding 1,2-dihydroxy-3-keto-5-methylthiopentene dioxygenase: protein MSKLTVYEDQDFNTPALVTEDSAKIADLLNEKGVRFEHWPTQSLSANAEQEEILAAYSADVSRLKNECGFTTADVVKLTPDNLQKDEFRKKFLAEHIHVEDEVRFFVEGQGLFFLNIDSKVYVVLCQKNDLISVPDGVTHWFDMGPKPSFTCIRLFTNPKGWVAEFTGSTIADQVPGWEQLMETAE from the coding sequence ATGAGCAAATTAACGGTTTATGAAGATCAGGATTTCAATACGCCTGCATTGGTGACAGAAGATAGCGCTAAAATAGCGGATCTACTTAATGAGAAGGGGGTTCGCTTTGAGCATTGGCCCACTCAATCTCTCTCTGCAAATGCTGAACAAGAAGAAATATTGGCGGCTTATAGCGCTGATGTCTCTAGATTAAAAAATGAATGTGGCTTTACCACTGCTGACGTAGTCAAGCTTACGCCTGACAATCTACAAAAAGATGAATTCAGGAAAAAGTTTTTAGCTGAGCATATACACGTCGAAGATGAAGTTAGGTTTTTTGTTGAAGGCCAAGGTCTATTTTTTCTAAATATTGATAGTAAAGTGTATGTGGTTCTTTGCCAAAAAAATGACCTAATAAGCGTCCCAGATGGCGTCACGCATTGGTTTGATATGGGGCCTAAGCCTTCGTTTACGTGTATTCGCTTGTTTACCAACCCAAAAGGTTGGGTTGCCGAGTTTACGGGAAGCACTATTGCTGATCAGGTGCCAGGTTGGGAGCAGTTAATGGAGACTGCAGAATGA
- a CDS encoding PEP-CTERM/exosortase system-associated acyltransferase — translation MNQAPLHLKQSSSPALAQMFADYFQLQQVCTPDQYDEIYKMRYQTYCEEFGYDIYHHKLRERDEYDRFSLQCLLRLQTTQEAAGSIRLIIPPTQKRGLLLPFERNYSQAFYRNLINPDTLPYGSYCEISRMVITKNFRQRSGEQLSPRGVINDLSTEMTEQQRKFPFINIGLYLAAISLFIQSHRSIVFLAIEPKLVRRLDQFGIYLTQASQVIDYHGQRAIYFATRDSLLMDISHFRQDYRGFYFFINDCLRTYP, via the coding sequence ATGAACCAAGCTCCCCTTCACCTGAAGCAAAGCAGTTCGCCAGCTTTAGCTCAAATGTTTGCGGACTACTTTCAACTGCAGCAGGTATGCACGCCAGACCAGTATGATGAGATCTATAAGATGCGTTATCAAACCTACTGCGAAGAGTTTGGCTACGATATCTATCACCATAAACTCAGAGAGCGAGATGAGTATGATCGCTTTTCTCTACAGTGTTTACTCAGGCTTCAAACAACACAAGAAGCCGCTGGCAGCATAAGACTGATTATCCCGCCGACTCAAAAGCGCGGGCTATTACTCCCTTTTGAGCGGAATTACAGCCAAGCATTTTACCGAAATTTAATTAACCCAGACACACTACCTTATGGTTCCTACTGCGAAATTTCTCGCATGGTCATTACTAAAAATTTCAGGCAGAGGAGTGGAGAACAGCTCTCTCCCAGAGGCGTCATTAACGACTTATCGACTGAGATGACCGAGCAGCAGCGAAAGTTTCCGTTTATCAATATAGGGTTATACCTTGCCGCTATCTCTCTCTTTATCCAAAGCCACCGTAGCATTGTATTTTTAGCAATTGAGCCCAAATTGGTGAGGCGGCTAGATCAGTTTGGGATATACCTGACTCAAGCTAGCCAAGTAATTGATTATCATGGACAACGAGCCATCTACTTTGCTACACGTGACAGCTTATTAATGGATATTTCGCATTTCAGGCAAGATTATCGAGGCTTTTACTTTTTTATCAATGACTGTCTAAGAACTTACCCTTAA
- the icmH gene encoding type IVB secretion system protein IcmH/DotU, whose translation MDSLLKAENHISPITGKNREVMLEVISEKTVVQVEPIEPDQSSVFDEKTIVLDEKPKRSISDYTPDVAGSFSDRQSSDGYSEGSQSAMHRRTVNDNMLVNCAMPLIHQAMSMASSSEPADIQAVRSSLISDMRRFQNKAEQCISDQRHIVAARYILCSFIDEAIATTPWGVSHRWGAESLLSCFHHETYGGDGFFTLLERAMQQPQQYLDLLELMYVCLSLGFSGRYRVDAQGATKLENIRESMMTTIAANQKPDNRGVVVGDVHRQVAIKKRAKWLGPVVISTLLLGNAAGYWVLSNQLEARMDTASEYVLSSMGVSN comes from the coding sequence ATGGATAGTTTACTTAAAGCAGAAAATCACATCTCACCTATTACAGGGAAAAACCGAGAGGTTATGTTAGAGGTCATATCTGAAAAGACTGTTGTACAAGTTGAGCCCATTGAGCCAGATCAGTCTTCAGTATTTGATGAGAAAACCATTGTATTAGACGAGAAACCCAAACGCAGTATTAGCGATTATACGCCTGATGTGGCTGGCTCTTTTTCTGATCGCCAGAGTTCAGATGGGTATTCAGAGGGCTCGCAGTCTGCTATGCATCGTCGAACCGTTAATGACAATATGCTAGTGAATTGCGCGATGCCGTTAATCCATCAGGCAATGAGCATGGCGTCATCGTCAGAGCCTGCCGATATTCAAGCTGTTCGGTCTAGTCTGATATCTGATATGAGACGCTTTCAAAATAAAGCAGAACAGTGTATTAGCGATCAACGCCATATTGTGGCCGCTCGATATATACTCTGTTCGTTTATTGATGAAGCCATTGCCACAACCCCTTGGGGTGTGTCGCATCGCTGGGGGGCTGAAAGTTTGTTGAGTTGTTTTCATCACGAAACGTATGGTGGAGATGGTTTTTTTACGTTACTTGAGCGGGCCATGCAGCAACCCCAGCAATATTTGGATTTATTAGAGTTGATGTATGTCTGTCTTTCGCTTGGCTTTTCGGGGCGTTATCGTGTTGATGCGCAGGGCGCAACCAAGCTAGAAAACATCCGCGAATCTATGATGACAACAATCGCGGCTAATCAGAAGCCTGATAATAGAGGCGTGGTGGTAGGAGATGTTCATCGCCAGGTGGCGATAAAGAAACGAGCAAAGTGGCTAGGGCCTGTTGTTATTTCGACACTGTTATTAGGCAACGCTGCAGGCTATTGGGTTTTATCAAATCAGTTAGAGGCGCGTATGGATACAGCCTCTGAATATGTATTAAGTAGCATGGGTGTATCAAACTAG
- the tssK gene encoding type VI secretion system baseplate subunit TssK → MDKVIWSEGMFLRPQHFQQFERYIEDQVVSRNRYFTPYYWGVKTLEFDLSLLSVGKVAVVFAEGVFPDGSLFNVNYDPDFPLVIQVTKGQENQCLYLAIPAQINGAVASDESAHSQGVRYRQKHQDIRDSHGVDNDRVYAIATGDLNVRLLTEDQLEDAFIALPIAQINAVSVDGSVVLNSLFGAPAIDMSIHAECMTRLTDLVILMHEKAKQLASTIESGKGNGAGTVVDLLMLKALNSWGAELTILTQQSPLHPYKLFKRLSMFVAEISTFARAERVAVIGVEYSHIASSQKLQALIENARVLVSTAFKSKAVALPVQRKKFGISVVGLPTESMVNDEFILAIKADLSADAIRKLVSSKLKAGSIDNIKDLVNLQLPGCVKELLPVTPRQIPYHAGMHYFRLLPDAEMKGRIKHSNGVGLHVSGDVPGMELEFWVVSAE, encoded by the coding sequence ATGGATAAGGTGATATGGAGCGAAGGTATGTTTCTTCGTCCTCAGCATTTTCAGCAGTTTGAACGATATATAGAGGATCAGGTTGTTTCTCGTAACCGCTACTTTACACCCTATTATTGGGGTGTAAAAACATTAGAGTTTGATTTGTCACTACTGTCGGTTGGTAAGGTGGCGGTGGTGTTTGCTGAAGGTGTTTTTCCTGATGGTAGTTTGTTTAACGTTAATTATGACCCAGACTTTCCCTTAGTGATACAGGTAACTAAAGGGCAAGAGAATCAATGCCTTTATCTGGCTATTCCAGCTCAAATTAACGGAGCTGTAGCGAGTGACGAATCAGCGCATAGTCAAGGTGTACGATACCGACAGAAACATCAGGACATTAGAGACAGTCACGGTGTTGATAATGATCGAGTGTATGCGATTGCAACCGGCGACCTAAACGTTCGACTGTTGACAGAAGACCAGCTAGAAGATGCGTTTATTGCTTTGCCAATTGCTCAGATTAACGCCGTTAGTGTTGATGGCTCGGTTGTGCTCAATTCACTCTTTGGTGCGCCTGCTATCGATATGTCTATTCATGCTGAATGTATGACGAGGTTGACTGATCTCGTTATTTTAATGCACGAAAAAGCAAAGCAGCTTGCGTCGACGATAGAGAGTGGCAAGGGGAATGGAGCAGGCACGGTGGTTGATTTGTTGATGCTAAAAGCACTTAACAGTTGGGGGGCAGAGCTAACAATACTAACTCAGCAATCACCTTTGCACCCTTACAAATTGTTTAAACGTCTCTCTATGTTTGTTGCAGAAATTAGTACTTTTGCACGGGCTGAACGAGTGGCGGTGATAGGCGTTGAATACAGTCATATAGCGTCTTCTCAGAAATTGCAGGCACTCATAGAGAACGCGAGAGTATTGGTTTCAACAGCCTTCAAGAGTAAAGCGGTTGCTTTACCGGTGCAGCGTAAGAAGTTTGGGATAAGTGTGGTAGGCCTACCCACCGAGTCGATGGTAAATGATGAGTTTATCTTAGCAATAAAAGCAGATTTGTCAGCAGACGCCATTCGTAAACTGGTCAGCAGTAAACTTAAAGCCGGAAGTATTGATAATATTAAAGACTTGGTTAACTTGCAGTTACCTGGCTGTGTTAAAGAACTGCTACCCGTCACGCCCCGCCAGATTCCTTATCATGCAGGCATGCACTATTTTCGCTTGCTACCAGATGCTGAGATGAAAGGGCGTATAAAACACTCAAACGGCGTTGGGCTTCATGTTTCGGGGGATGTTCCGGGTATGGAGTTGGAGTTTTGGGTTGTATCTGCAGAGTAA
- the tssJ gene encoding type VI secretion system lipoprotein TssJ, producing the protein MTKYFISVFLSVMLCSILSGCASWFVSDITKLDIRLTASGDLNPDISGRPSPLVVRLYELKAPSIFENADFYSLYDYGKETLGPDFVEMEELTLKPGEQLKMKLALQNDTNYIAILGAYRDMNGANWRRIIPMSLKNKNRKNIVFSGSSIDVLD; encoded by the coding sequence ATGACTAAGTATTTCATATCAGTGTTTTTAAGCGTGATGCTATGTAGCATTTTGAGTGGGTGTGCGAGTTGGTTTGTATCTGACATCACAAAACTAGATATTCGGCTCACGGCATCAGGCGATTTAAACCCCGATATATCGGGTAGGCCTTCACCATTAGTGGTCCGGCTCTATGAGTTAAAAGCGCCTTCTATATTTGAAAATGCTGACTTTTACAGCCTTTATGACTACGGCAAAGAAACGCTTGGTCCTGATTTTGTGGAAATGGAAGAGCTGACACTCAAACCAGGCGAACAATTAAAGATGAAGTTGGCTCTTCAAAATGACACTAATTACATTGCTATTTTAGGCGCATATCGTGATATGAATGGGGCTAATTGGAGGCGCATTATTCCAATGTCACTAAAGAATAAAAACAGAAAGAATATTGTGTTTTCCGGCAGCAGCATAGACGTACTGGACTAG
- a CDS encoding methylthioribulose 1-phosphate dehydratase has protein sequence MFDITRYADASHKIIEAGRFLYANGWSPATSSNYSARIDEQHIAITVSGKHKGALTSADVMVVNLEGSPVQSDCKSSAETLLHSVVYALFPEVGAVLHTHSMSATVLSRWMKGENELCLTDYELQKAFPGYESHESTLTIPIFENTQNIDALAAETKAYFKQNPHIPGYLIRGHGLYTWGNTMADCLRHVEAFEFLLQCELEMRRLP, from the coding sequence ATGTTTGATATCACTCGCTATGCGGACGCGTCTCATAAAATTATTGAAGCGGGCCGTTTTCTTTACGCCAATGGTTGGTCGCCAGCCACTAGCAGCAATTACTCTGCTCGGATTGATGAACAACATATTGCTATTACGGTCTCAGGAAAGCATAAAGGAGCTTTAACCAGTGCGGATGTAATGGTGGTTAACCTTGAAGGAAGCCCTGTTCAGAGTGACTGTAAATCATCAGCAGAAACTTTGCTTCATTCGGTGGTTTATGCGCTTTTTCCCGAAGTCGGTGCGGTATTACATACTCACTCGATGTCGGCGACCGTGCTAAGCCGCTGGATGAAGGGTGAGAATGAGCTATGTTTAACGGACTATGAACTACAAAAAGCCTTTCCTGGTTATGAGAGTCATGAATCCACATTGACCATACCCATTTTTGAAAATACGCAAAATATTGATGCGTTGGCCGCCGAGACAAAGGCTTACTTTAAACAGAACCCGCATATACCTGGTTACCTTATCCGAGGGCATGGTTTATATACTTGGGGTAACACTATGGCAGATTGCCTTCGCCACGTTGAGGCATTTGAATTTTTATTGCAGTGTGAATTAGAAATGAGAAGGTTACCCTAA
- a CDS encoding DUF294 nucleotidyltransferase-like domain-containing protein, protein MTQEETGKSAVQQNIRALMTFLNQYPPFSQMEDSHIASLLEQATLTFYADGDVILSPDLGVVGHFYIVKQGNIRGERKSTQRQALINGETYSTPDTSSKMNDAAKAPASTTFEIAPGECFPIAALVSERATQTVHRASGDTFCLKIPRDHFVKIFTQSDIFRDFCVRGVSSLLDQVNQKIQKKAVETLGRQHSLDQAISELAIRNPIVCTPDLPLQKAISVMHNKNVGSIIITNDSREPSGIFTLRDVRRVIAEGQCDFNVPISSVMTPNPMSLPSSASAFEAALLMATHHFAHVCVVDEDNKLTGVVSERDLFSLQRVDLVHLARAIASASSVVTLLSIREDITQLIDTMIAYGAASQQLNHIITLLNDYTVVRVIELTIQSFGDPGVPFTWLVFGSEGRKEQTLVTDQDNGILFQAPEGMTNDQARSLLLPLAKEINTRLDECGFTWCKGNIMASNPDLCRSRSEWEEWYYQFINTNTPENLLNSSIFLDMRPIWGDEKIATDMFKRVVAAIQKNTLFQKMMAVCAMHNRPPLNMFKGFVYAKGGEKNTLDLKIQGLTPFVDAARILSLGRGIIESNTIDRIQALVECGAMDRKDANAWIESYGLIQLLRMRNHQELSRHGKTLTNRISPAQLNQLDQRILREAFRQAKRLQHKLEVTYAL, encoded by the coding sequence ATGACTCAAGAAGAAACAGGAAAGTCAGCAGTACAACAAAACATTCGAGCGCTCATGACTTTTTTGAACCAATACCCGCCTTTTAGTCAAATGGAAGATAGTCATATTGCATCATTACTTGAACAGGCAACACTCACGTTTTATGCCGATGGGGACGTTATATTAAGCCCAGACTTAGGGGTTGTAGGCCACTTCTATATCGTAAAGCAAGGCAATATCCGCGGCGAGCGAAAGTCTACTCAACGCCAAGCCCTTATTAACGGTGAGACATACTCTACCCCTGACACCTCCTCTAAAATGAATGATGCCGCTAAAGCACCGGCGAGCACCACGTTTGAAATTGCCCCTGGAGAGTGTTTTCCCATTGCCGCACTGGTCAGCGAGCGAGCCACCCAGACCGTTCATAGAGCCTCTGGCGATACCTTTTGTTTAAAAATCCCCCGTGACCACTTTGTTAAGATTTTTACTCAAAGTGACATATTCCGCGATTTCTGCGTCAGGGGTGTAAGCAGTTTGCTTGATCAGGTAAACCAGAAAATACAAAAAAAAGCCGTAGAAACACTCGGTCGCCAACATTCATTAGACCAAGCGATATCTGAACTCGCTATTCGTAATCCCATCGTTTGTACGCCCGACTTACCGCTGCAAAAAGCCATTAGCGTGATGCATAACAAAAATGTTGGCAGTATTATTATCACCAATGACAGCCGAGAGCCGAGCGGAATATTCACCCTCCGAGATGTCAGACGTGTGATTGCAGAAGGTCAGTGTGATTTTAATGTGCCGATATCCAGCGTGATGACCCCTAACCCAATGTCACTGCCCTCTTCCGCCTCTGCATTTGAAGCGGCGTTATTAATGGCAACACACCACTTTGCCCACGTTTGTGTCGTAGATGAAGATAACAAGCTCACAGGCGTTGTCTCTGAGCGAGATTTATTTTCATTACAACGTGTTGACCTTGTTCACTTAGCAAGAGCCATCGCAAGCGCTTCGAGCGTCGTGACTCTACTGAGTATTCGTGAAGATATCACCCAACTTATTGATACCATGATTGCATACGGTGCAGCTTCGCAGCAGTTGAACCATATTATTACACTACTTAACGACTACACCGTTGTGCGCGTCATAGAGCTCACTATCCAATCATTCGGAGACCCAGGAGTCCCCTTTACCTGGTTGGTGTTTGGCAGCGAGGGCCGCAAGGAACAAACACTGGTAACCGATCAAGATAATGGCATCCTGTTTCAAGCACCTGAAGGTATGACCAATGACCAAGCCCGCAGTCTGCTCTTACCGCTAGCAAAAGAAATAAATACTCGGCTCGATGAATGCGGATTCACCTGGTGCAAAGGTAACATTATGGCCAGTAACCCAGACCTTTGCCGCAGCCGAAGTGAATGGGAAGAATGGTATTACCAATTTATCAACACCAATACGCCTGAGAACCTATTAAACTCAAGCATATTTCTCGATATGCGGCCTATTTGGGGTGATGAAAAAATCGCAACAGATATGTTTAAGCGAGTCGTTGCCGCGATCCAAAAAAATACTCTATTTCAAAAAATGATGGCCGTTTGTGCCATGCATAATCGCCCCCCTTTAAATATGTTTAAGGGATTTGTGTATGCCAAGGGGGGTGAGAAAAATACCCTCGACTTAAAAATACAGGGACTAACCCCATTTGTGGATGCCGCACGAATTCTTTCGTTGGGGCGCGGTATTATCGAATCGAATACCATTGACCGAATTCAAGCACTCGTCGAGTGTGGTGCCATGGATCGCAAAGATGCGAATGCTTGGATCGAGTCTTACGGTCTTATTCAGTTGCTTAGAATGCGCAACCATCAAGAGCTATCACGCCACGGAAAAACACTGACAAACCGAATATCACCCGCGCAATTAAACCAGCTCGATCAACGCATATTGCGTGAAGCATTCAGGCAAGCTAAGCGACTTCAACACAAACTAGAAGTCACCTATGCCTTATAA
- the tagH gene encoding type VI secretion system-associated FHA domain protein TagH translates to MDLLFRIEPVQSEALLDTDSAHRDASFTNLSADNHFTFSPLGGLIGRSTECDWVLADPDLRLSGKHAAISFEHHQYQITDLSTNGLFVNDQLEPLGKGNTHAINTGDRFVMGPFCMVASVANAVNTPDIDLTEMLTDEEGIQPLMPDDSATDEISLVEHEHLISANGTSFDDLLEFPTPKQEEPVPLEVTDQANVRREPAEPVSSHTIESVALPPCNNPPTVSAKRTLHHTAEPSDRGDKHLPLFQFLRGAGLDDELLLHPELNELMFNFGALLKRYTGEIMKLMGERSRYKNQCRLDMTLVAAEHNNPLKYCVNEVQALREMIISPQRENLSGGQAIESAMEDIRDHFSRVEKGYQGTLSSLIDFIGMTDGKTASSAITPHKKQPTQTLSNMPWHYRKRLKQLQQKTAMLKDPGYYSDEFFSPRFAYFYQNPERANQYLDSATPKTENPR, encoded by the coding sequence ATGGATTTGTTATTCCGGATTGAGCCAGTTCAGTCTGAAGCTCTTTTAGATACAGACAGCGCTCATAGAGACGCTTCATTTACAAACTTATCAGCAGATAATCATTTTACCTTCTCACCTTTGGGTGGCCTAATTGGGCGCTCGACAGAATGTGATTGGGTGTTAGCTGACCCTGATCTTCGCCTCTCAGGGAAGCATGCTGCAATCTCATTTGAACATCATCAATATCAAATTACAGATCTTAGCACTAATGGGTTGTTTGTTAATGATCAGTTAGAGCCGTTAGGTAAGGGAAATACCCACGCCATTAATACCGGTGACCGGTTTGTAATGGGGCCATTTTGTATGGTGGCCAGTGTTGCTAATGCCGTTAACACACCCGACATTGATTTGACCGAAATGCTAACGGATGAAGAAGGTATTCAGCCCTTAATGCCGGATGACTCGGCCACTGATGAAATATCACTGGTTGAGCATGAGCACCTAATTAGCGCAAATGGAACGAGCTTTGATGACCTGCTTGAATTCCCCACGCCTAAGCAAGAAGAGCCTGTACCCCTCGAGGTAACGGACCAAGCTAATGTAAGAAGGGAACCTGCTGAGCCGGTTTCTTCTCATACGATTGAATCTGTCGCTCTTCCACCTTGTAACAATCCGCCTACAGTCAGCGCAAAAAGAACATTACATCATACGGCTGAACCATCTGATCGAGGCGACAAGCATTTACCATTATTTCAGTTTTTACGTGGCGCGGGTTTAGATGATGAGCTTCTTTTGCACCCCGAACTCAATGAATTGATGTTCAACTTTGGCGCTTTATTAAAGCGTTATACGGGTGAGATTATGAAGTTGATGGGAGAGCGAAGCCGCTATAAAAACCAATGTCGGTTAGATATGACATTGGTGGCCGCCGAGCATAATAACCCGCTGAAATACTGTGTAAATGAAGTACAAGCATTACGTGAGATGATCATTTCCCCGCAGCGCGAAAATCTATCTGGCGGGCAGGCCATTGAGTCAGCGATGGAGGATATCCGTGATCATTTTTCTCGCGTAGAAAAAGGGTATCAAGGGACGCTATCTTCGCTGATTGATTTTATCGGCATGACAGACGGGAAGACGGCTTCTTCTGCTATTACACCCCATAAAAAACAACCCACTCAAACCTTATCTAATATGCCTTGGCATTACCGTAAGCGACTAAAACAGTTGCAACAAAAAACGGCGATGTTAAAAGACCCAGGGTATTACTCCGATGAGTTTTTCTCTCCTCGCTTTGCCTATTTTTATCAAAATCCTGAGCGTGCCAACCAGTATTTAGACTCAGCTACCCCTAAAACAGAAAACCCCAGGTAG
- the smrA gene encoding DNA endonuclease SmrA, with amino-acid sequence MAEEDSDLFFEEMGDVEPLKKRDKAHLDAQKALTPGHLVRRVTAVTEKTVDDNHLTATDHIEILSSTDVLEYKQAGIQHGVYKKLRMGRYPIDARLDLHRMTVEVARKEVFRFIHDCMKYDLRTVIILHGKGDRNPDKKALLKSHLAKWLPEMEDVMAFHSAQKHHGGTGAVYVLLRKSDNDRQANRERHGLR; translated from the coding sequence ATGGCTGAAGAAGATTCTGATCTGTTTTTTGAAGAAATGGGCGATGTAGAGCCGTTAAAAAAAAGAGACAAAGCACACCTTGATGCCCAGAAGGCGCTTACCCCTGGTCATTTGGTCAGGCGAGTAACGGCCGTTACAGAAAAAACAGTTGATGATAACCACTTAACCGCTACAGACCATATTGAAATACTCTCATCGACGGACGTACTGGAATACAAGCAAGCTGGCATACAGCATGGTGTGTATAAGAAACTTAGAATGGGGCGATACCCGATTGATGCAAGGCTTGATTTGCATCGAATGACGGTTGAGGTTGCCAGAAAAGAAGTCTTTCGGTTTATTCATGACTGTATGAAGTATGACTTACGTACCGTGATCATTTTGCATGGGAAGGGGGATCGAAACCCAGACAAAAAAGCGCTTCTTAAAAGTCATTTGGCTAAATGGTTACCCGAAATGGAAGACGTGATGGCGTTTCACTCTGCACAAAAGCACCACGGTGGAACTGGTGCCGTGTATGTTTTATTGAGAAAAAGTGACAATGACCGCCAAGCGAATCGGGAGCGTCACGGTTTACGATAG
- the mtnC gene encoding acireductone synthase — MIKAIVTDIEGTTSSISFVHEVLFPYAKKHMAGFIRHAEALNDRAQHDVSNQLDEVAHLSGIQRDDTEALIQQLLDWIDEDKKATPLKALQGMIWQQGYRQGDFVGHVYKDAADYLKQWHDQGIDLYVYSSGSVNAQKLIFGHTEFGDLTPLFKGYFDTQVGGKREVESYQHIIREIGLKGEEILFLSDIEQELDAATIATMQTCWLIRKHDSRMSISEAAKKYLVARDFSEIVI; from the coding sequence ATGATTAAGGCGATTGTCACTGACATTGAAGGCACCACTAGTTCAATTAGCTTTGTGCATGAGGTTTTGTTCCCCTACGCAAAAAAGCATATGGCCGGATTTATTCGTCATGCAGAGGCGCTAAATGATCGCGCGCAGCATGACGTGAGTAATCAGTTAGATGAGGTCGCGCACCTTTCTGGTATTCAGCGAGATGACACAGAAGCCCTTATTCAGCAGTTATTAGACTGGATTGACGAAGACAAAAAAGCCACCCCACTTAAGGCCCTGCAAGGGATGATCTGGCAACAAGGTTATCGGCAAGGTGATTTTGTGGGGCATGTTTACAAGGATGCCGCCGATTATTTAAAACAATGGCATGATCAGGGCATAGATCTTTATGTTTACTCGTCAGGCTCGGTTAATGCACAGAAGTTGATTTTTGGTCATACTGAGTTTGGTGACCTTACGCCGCTGTTTAAAGGGTACTTTGATACTCAAGTAGGGGGAAAGAGAGAGGTTGAGTCATACCAACATATTATTCGTGAAATCGGGCTAAAAGGAGAAGAAATTTTATTTTTATCTGACATCGAACAAGAGCTCGATGCCGCTACAATTGCAACAATGCAAACCTGTTGGTTAATAAGGAAACATGACTCAAGAATGTCGATTAGCGAAGCCGCTAAAAAGTATTTGGTGGCTAGAGATTTTAGTGAAATAGTGATTTAA